Proteins from one Halopseudomonas pelagia genomic window:
- the ntrC gene encoding nitrogen regulation protein NR(I) — MSRAENVWIVDDDRSIRWVLEKALQQEGMEPVSFDNADSALARLQRQHPDVLISDIRMPGTSGLELLASIREQFPKLPVIIMTAHSDLDSAVASYQGGAFEYLPKPFDVDEAVALVRRALAHSREQDGQEPDPAQARTPEIIGEAPAMQEVFRAIGRLSHSNITVLINGESGTGKELVAHALHRHSPRARNPFIALNMAAIPKDLMESELFGHEKGAFTGAAVQRRGRFEQADGGTLFLDEIGDMPAETQTRLLRVLADGEFYRVGGHTPIKVDVRIIAATHQNLEGLVQAGGFREDLFHRLNVIRIHIPKLAERREDIPALAQHFLARAAQELAVEPKVLKPQTQDYLRNLPWPGNVRQLENTCRWITVMASSREVLIEDLPPEMLTQHQDSAPDGHWEHSLRTWADQELARGVSNLLDIAVPAFERIMIETALKHTAGRRRDAAQLLGWGRNTLTRKIKELGMNIDGNDEDESE, encoded by the coding sequence ATGAGCCGAGCTGAAAATGTCTGGATTGTTGATGATGACCGATCCATCCGCTGGGTGTTGGAAAAGGCATTGCAGCAGGAGGGCATGGAGCCGGTCAGCTTCGATAATGCCGACAGCGCTCTGGCACGGCTGCAGCGTCAGCACCCGGACGTCCTGATCAGCGACATCCGCATGCCCGGGACCAGCGGCCTGGAGCTGCTGGCGAGTATTCGCGAGCAGTTTCCCAAGCTGCCGGTGATCATCATGACCGCGCACTCTGATCTGGACAGCGCAGTGGCGTCCTACCAGGGCGGCGCGTTCGAATACCTGCCCAAGCCTTTCGATGTGGATGAAGCCGTTGCGTTGGTGCGCCGTGCGTTGGCCCATAGCCGCGAGCAGGATGGCCAGGAGCCGGATCCTGCACAGGCGCGCACGCCGGAAATCATCGGCGAAGCCCCGGCCATGCAGGAAGTCTTTCGCGCCATCGGTCGTCTCTCGCACTCCAACATCACGGTGCTGATCAACGGCGAGTCGGGCACCGGCAAAGAGCTGGTCGCCCATGCCCTGCATCGCCACAGCCCGCGTGCGCGCAATCCGTTTATTGCGCTGAACATGGCGGCGATCCCCAAGGATCTGATGGAATCCGAATTGTTCGGCCACGAAAAAGGTGCCTTCACCGGCGCCGCCGTGCAGCGCCGCGGACGCTTTGAACAGGCCGACGGCGGCACGCTGTTTCTGGATGAGATCGGTGACATGCCGGCCGAGACCCAGACCCGGCTGTTGCGCGTATTGGCCGACGGCGAGTTCTATCGAGTCGGCGGGCACACGCCGATCAAGGTAGACGTGCGCATCATCGCTGCCACCCACCAGAATCTGGAAGGCCTGGTACAGGCCGGCGGCTTCCGCGAGGATCTGTTCCACCGCCTCAATGTAATCCGCATTCACATTCCCAAGCTGGCCGAGCGCCGTGAAGATATTCCCGCGCTGGCGCAGCACTTCCTTGCGCGCGCCGCGCAGGAGCTTGCGGTGGAACCCAAGGTCCTCAAGCCGCAGACTCAGGACTATCTGCGCAACCTGCCCTGGCCGGGTAACGTGCGGCAGCTGGAAAATACCTGCCGCTGGATCACCGTCATGGCCTCAAGCCGTGAAGTGCTGATCGAAGACCTGCCTCCGGAAATGCTCACTCAGCACCAGGACAGTGCGCCAGATGGGCATTGGGAGCACAGTTTGCGCACTTGGGCCGACCAGGAACTGGCCCGTGGCGTGTCCAACCTGCTCGATATCGCGGTACCTGCATTCGAGCGGATCATGATCGAAACCGCCCTCAAGCATACCGCCGGTAGACGCCGGGATGCCGCGCAGTTACTGGGCTGGGGCCGCAATACCCTGACTCGCAAGATCAAGGAACTGGGGATGAATATTGACGGCAATGACGAGGACGAAAGCGAATAA